Proteins from a single region of Thalassophryne amazonica chromosome 22, fThaAma1.1, whole genome shotgun sequence:
- the LOC117504450 gene encoding cystine/glutamate transporter-like, which produces MAVNCWSVSMASRTQTENFQNGFDVDVASLHKLSLAFYNGLYTYGGWFYLNFVSEEVINPNRNIPLAVILSMVTVTVFYVLINAAYYTVITPAELLLSDAVAVTFANRTLHWIAFLVPVLVALSCLGTLNGTLFGSPRMFFVGSREGHWPVLFSMIHIRRRTPLPAILLLYPFILVTVITGEIYQLINLTSAAQWFFISLVTLGLLLHRYRFPLHPRPFKVPIVITVIFPAVCLFIVGVSLYSDPWNTGKSLALTLTGVPVYYVTIYCSCLPNKWRRALSEFSAN; this is translated from the exons ATGGCAGTGAACTGCTGGAGTGTGTCCATGGCATCTCGCACTCAG ACAGAGAATTTCCAAAATGGTTTTGATGTTGACGTAGCGTCACTGCACAAGTTATCGCTGGCGTTCTATAATGGTTTATACACCTATGGTGGATG GTTTTATCTGAACTTTGTCTCAGAAGAAGTCATCAATCCAAACAG AAACATCCCTCTGGCTGTGATCTTATCCATGGTGACTGTGACCGTCTTCTATGTGCTTATTAATGCGGCCTATTACACGGTGATCACGCCTGCTGAGCTACTACTGTCTGATGCTGTGGCTGTG ACATTTGCCAATCGTACACTCCACTGGATCGCTTTTCTTGTCCCTGTACTGGTGGCCTTGTCGTGCCTGGGGACATTGAACGGCACCCTCTTTGGATCACCCAG GATGTTTTTTGTGGGATCCAGAGAGGGCCACTGGCCTGTGCTCTTCTCAATGATCCACATCCGCAGACGCACACCTCTGCCCGCCATACTGTTACTG TACCCCTTTATCTTGGTCACAGTAATCACTGGAGAGATCTACCAGTTGATCAACCTCACCTCAGCTGCTCAGTGGTTTTTCATCTCCTTGGTAACTTTGGGGCTGCTCCTTCATCGATACCGCTTCCCGCTTCACCCGAGACCTTTCAAG GTCCCAATTGTCATCACAGTCATCTTCCCAGCGGTTTGCCTTTTCATTGTGGGTGTCTCTCTGTACTCGGACCCCTGGAACACAGGGAAAAGTTTGGCTCTCACACTGACTGGGGTCCCAGTTTACTACGTGACCATCTACTGCTCCTGCCTGCCCAACAAATGGAGACGTGCCTTAAGTGAGTTTTCTGCCAACTGA